Proteins from one Vespa crabro chromosome 11, iyVesCrab1.2, whole genome shotgun sequence genomic window:
- the LOC124427936 gene encoding cell growth regulator with RING finger domain protein 1-like isoform X1 — MTAMLVSVAELSNIFSVLAVLICFCGVFLFIMRNMIVLRVHGDELMFGSGGSVMAHTPRIPQMEMMKVHIPFTFKLHESFKSTYAEVECEVSSQVEYSLQAMWGVSIRELHLALWKPWSNLREASLNGTLLQNHAQYLTPPQTRQPHGEETLRLSLPAPELELGTPPRLCYPLVIFLTRRDNGDPHPDETVALVNVVHIKDNVCTLPTSILAQYLKQANGQLSCLKQLYLATGNSTNYDEGEVSSGLGPALALAEPCNNNGSSTRGALVASGNSDSEGSFWNTAGEQLCVVCQYFPLSRALLPCRHTCICASCFGKLDRCPMCRSPIKSYFCIRGEEYMPIEKDTNKCCKQQRQTNHGPTHWLHDWNDRLTDFLGFAR, encoded by the exons GAACATGATAGTACTACGTGTACACGGGGACGAGCTGATGTTTGGCAGCGGTGGCAGCGTTATGGCACATACACCTCGAATTCCGCAAATGGAAATGATGAAAGTTCACATTCCGTTCACCTTCAAACTTCATGAAAGCTTCAAGAGTACCTATGCCG AAGTTGAGTGCGAGGTATCCAGTCAGGTTGAGTACTCACTACAGGCTATGTGGGGTGTCAGCATAAGGGAACTTCACTTGGCCCTTTGGAAGCCCTGGAGCAATCTCAGAGAGGCGTCCTTGAACGGCACGCTTCTCCAAAACCACGCTCAATATTTAACACCACCACAAAC TAGACAACCACATGGAGAAGAAACATTGAGATTATCGCTTCCGGCACCAGAATTAGAGTTGGGAACACCACCACGGCTTTGTTATCCGTTAGTGATATTCCTCACTCGCAGAGATAATGGCGATCCACATCCTGATGAAACT gtTGCTTTGGTGAATGTCGTCCATATTAAGGACAACGTGTGCACATTGCCGACCTCGATTTTAGCACAATATTTGAAGCAAGCTAATGGGCAATTATCCTGTCTCAAG cAATTATATCTGGCTACTGGAAATTCAACGAATTACGACGAAGGTGAAGTGTCATCTGGCTTGGGCCCAGCATTGGCATTAGCCGAACCATGTAACAATAATGGCAGTTCAACGAGAGGTGCTTTGGTAGCATCGGGTAATAGTGATTCCGAGGGTTCATTTTGGAATACAGCCGGGGAACAACTTTGCGTAGTTTGTCAATATTTTCCATTGTCACGTGCCCTATTACCGTGCAGGCATACTTGCATATGTGCATCCTGTTTCGGTAAGCTCGATCGTTGTCCAATGTGTCGTAGCCCgattaaaagttatttttgtATTCGCGGAGAGGAATATATGCCAATTGAAAAGGACACGAATAAATGCTGTAAACAACAAAGACAAACAAACCATGGACCAACACATTGGTTGCATGATTGGAACGACAGATTAACTGATTTCCTTGGATTTGCACGATAG
- the LOC124427936 gene encoding cell growth regulator with RING finger domain protein 1-like isoform X2, translating into MTAMLVSVAELSNIFSVLAVLICFCGVFLFIMRNMIVLRVHGDELMFGSGGSVMAHTPRIPQMEMMKVHIPFTFKLHESFKSTYAEVECEVSSQVEYSLQAMWGVSIRELHLALWKPWSNLREASLNGTLLQNHAQYLTPPQTQPHGEETLRLSLPAPELELGTPPRLCYPLVIFLTRRDNGDPHPDETVALVNVVHIKDNVCTLPTSILAQYLKQANGQLSCLKQLYLATGNSTNYDEGEVSSGLGPALALAEPCNNNGSSTRGALVASGNSDSEGSFWNTAGEQLCVVCQYFPLSRALLPCRHTCICASCFGKLDRCPMCRSPIKSYFCIRGEEYMPIEKDTNKCCKQQRQTNHGPTHWLHDWNDRLTDFLGFAR; encoded by the exons GAACATGATAGTACTACGTGTACACGGGGACGAGCTGATGTTTGGCAGCGGTGGCAGCGTTATGGCACATACACCTCGAATTCCGCAAATGGAAATGATGAAAGTTCACATTCCGTTCACCTTCAAACTTCATGAAAGCTTCAAGAGTACCTATGCCG AAGTTGAGTGCGAGGTATCCAGTCAGGTTGAGTACTCACTACAGGCTATGTGGGGTGTCAGCATAAGGGAACTTCACTTGGCCCTTTGGAAGCCCTGGAGCAATCTCAGAGAGGCGTCCTTGAACGGCACGCTTCTCCAAAACCACGCTCAATATTTAACACCACCACAAAC ACAACCACATGGAGAAGAAACATTGAGATTATCGCTTCCGGCACCAGAATTAGAGTTGGGAACACCACCACGGCTTTGTTATCCGTTAGTGATATTCCTCACTCGCAGAGATAATGGCGATCCACATCCTGATGAAACT gtTGCTTTGGTGAATGTCGTCCATATTAAGGACAACGTGTGCACATTGCCGACCTCGATTTTAGCACAATATTTGAAGCAAGCTAATGGGCAATTATCCTGTCTCAAG cAATTATATCTGGCTACTGGAAATTCAACGAATTACGACGAAGGTGAAGTGTCATCTGGCTTGGGCCCAGCATTGGCATTAGCCGAACCATGTAACAATAATGGCAGTTCAACGAGAGGTGCTTTGGTAGCATCGGGTAATAGTGATTCCGAGGGTTCATTTTGGAATACAGCCGGGGAACAACTTTGCGTAGTTTGTCAATATTTTCCATTGTCACGTGCCCTATTACCGTGCAGGCATACTTGCATATGTGCATCCTGTTTCGGTAAGCTCGATCGTTGTCCAATGTGTCGTAGCCCgattaaaagttatttttgtATTCGCGGAGAGGAATATATGCCAATTGAAAAGGACACGAATAAATGCTGTAAACAACAAAGACAAACAAACCATGGACCAACACATTGGTTGCATGATTGGAACGACAGATTAACTGATTTCCTTGGATTTGCACGATAG